A single region of the Plutella xylostella chromosome 7, ilPluXylo3.1, whole genome shotgun sequence genome encodes:
- the LOC105391912 gene encoding probable ATP-dependent RNA helicase DDX43: protein MADWDDEWKESEPVAVQHRQPSHDSRVYRPSAGRGRGFQGRGRSNDTNWRSRDSAPASSGNNDRRDRPESGNKKVISVPSSKVGRIIGKGGSKIRDLEFESDAKIKIGDANEDETEITLIGEDSAISKVEDLINDLTKEYKPKSEPRQGNLNDSTGSAGSGGFFKENQEGVQVIDWDRLNSFYDEQQSERWSKLPPIIKDFYKEDPEVANMSSEEVKRWRLANNDIQVKRTFDDKPGLKPIPNPVLTFEQAFRDYPEILEEIYKQDFKTPSPIQSQAWPILLSGEDLIGIAQTGTGKTLAFLLPALIHIEGQPTPREQREGPTVLIMAPTRELALQIEKECSKYQYRGIKSVCLYGGGDRKEQIKVVAKGVDIVIATPGRLNDLVMARHLSIINFSYIVLDEADRMLDMGFEPQIRKSLFDVRPDRQTVMTSATWPSGVRRLAESYMKDPIAVNVGSLDLAAVHTVTQQVMFVEEDDKEEALMEFLMNMDPNDKVIVFCGKKATATHIYTELCLKGINCQALHGDRDQSDREAALEEMVDGTVNILIATDVASRGIDIKNLTHVVNMDFPRHIEEYVHRVGRTGRAGRTGIALSFMARNDWAHARELIKIMEEANQEVPDELEQMAQRFEAMKLRRGDRDGGGRGGRGGRGRGGYGGGGGGGYGGGGGGYGGGGSGGGGYGGGGGGGGYGGGGGGGYGGGGGGYGGGGRGGSYGGGDGGGYGGGSGGGGRGRRDKW, encoded by the coding sequence ATGGCTGACTGGGACGACGAATGGAAGGAAAGTGAACCGGTGGCAGTTCAACACCGGCAACCCAGCCACGATTCCAGAGTCTACCGGCCTTCGGCTGGCAGAGGAAGAGGATTCCAAGGGCGAGGGCGCAGCAACGACACTAACTGGAGGTCACGAGACTCGGCTCCAGCCAGCAGCGGCAACAACGACCGACGGGACCGACCAGAAAGCGGTAACAAGAAGGTTATATCTGTTCCTTCTTCGAAAGTCGGCCGCATTATAGGCAAAGGAGGGTCCAAAATAAGAGATTTGGAATTTGAATCCGACGCCAAAATCAAAATTGGCGACGCTAACGAGGACGAGACTGAGATAACTTTGATAGGTGAAGATTCTGCTATAAGTAAAGTTGAGGATCTTATAAATGACCTTACTAAGGAATACAAACCGAAATCCGAGCCTCGACAAGGTAATCTCAATGATAGCACTGGCAGTGCTGGATCTGGAGGATTCTTCAAAGAAAACCAAGAGGGGGTGCAAGTCATTGATTGGGATCGCCTCAATTCCTTCTATGATGAGCAGCAGAGTGAGCGCTGGAGCAAACTTCCACCCATTATTAAAGACTTCTACAAAGAAGATCCTGAAGTGGCTAACATGTCCAGTGAAGAGGTAAAACGTTGGCGTCTTGCCAACAATGATATACAGGTTAAGAGAACATTTGATGATAAGCCTGGACTGAAACCAATACCCAATCCAGTATTAACTTTTGAACAAGCATTCCGTGACTATCCAGAGATTCTAGAGGAGATATACAAGCAAGATTTCAAAACACCATCACCTATTCAGAGCCAAGCATGGCCAATCTTACTTAGTGGTGAAGATTTGATAGGTATAGCCCAAACAGGAACAGGGAAAACATTGGCATTCCTCCTGCCTGCCCTCATACATATTGAAGGCCAGCCCACTCCAAGGGAACAGCGAGAAGGCCCTACGGTGTTAATTATGGCCCCTACCAGAGAACTGGCCCTTCAGATTGAAAAAGAATGCTCCAAATATCAATACAGAGGCATCAAGTCTGTGTGTTTGTATGGTGGTGGAGATCGCAAAGAACAAATCAAAGTGGTGGCCAAAGGGGTGGATATAGTCATAGCAACTCCTGGAAGACTCAATGACCTAGTCATGGCACGTCATTTAAGTATCATAAACTTCTCATACATTGTGCTTGATGAAGCAGACAGGATGTTGGATATGGGTTTTGAGCCACAGATTAGAAAGTCTCTGTTTGATGTGAGGCCCGATCGCCAGACTGTCATGACATCAGCCACATGGCCTTCAGGAGTGCGCCGACTAGCAGAGTCATACATGAAGGATCCCATTGCAGTAAATGTGGGCTCCCTAGACCTGGCAGCGGTCCACACGGTCACTCAACAGGTGATGTTTGTTGAGGAGGATGACAAAGAGGAAGCTCTCATGGAATTCCTCATGAACATGGATCCGAATGACAAAGTAATAGTATTCTGTGGCAAGAAAGCCACAGCCACCCACATCTACACTGAGTTGTGTTTGAAGGGGATAAATTGCCAAGCCCTGCACGGTGACAGGGACCAGTCTGATAGAGAAGCAGCCTTGGAGGAGATGGTAGATGGCACAGTTAATATATTGATTGCCACTGATGTGGCATCAAGAGGCATTGACATAAAGAATCTGACTCATGTAGTGAACATGGATTTCCCGCGCCACATCGAGGAGTACGTCCACCGAGTGGGGCGCACGGGCCGCGCCGGCCGGACCGGCATCGCGCTGTCGTTTATGGCGCGAAACGACTGGGCCCACGCGCGCGAGCTCATCAAGATCATGGAGGAAGCTAATCAGGAGGTTCCAGACGAGTTGGAGCAGATGGCCCAGAGGTTCGAGGCTATGAAGCTGAGGCGAGGTGACCGCgacggcggcgggcgcggggggcgtgGAGGGCGAGGTCGTGGTGGTtacggtggcggcggcggcggtggctaTGGAGGAGGCGGTGGCGGCTACGGAGGCGGGGGTAGCGGCGGCGGAGGATACGGCggtggaggcggcggcggcggctatGGCGGTGGAGGCGGCGGTGGTTACGGTGGAGGCGGCGGTGGCTACGGCGGTGGAGGCAGGGGCGGCAGCTATGGCGGTGGTGATGGAGGAGGCTatggcggcggcagcggcggcggaggcAGAGGCAGAAGGGACAAATGgtga
- the LOC105391906 gene encoding uncharacterized protein LOC105391906 isoform X6 — MSNWARRMHRRAATLSNVVTSCGHPNTLPYPRRLEKVKFGVPLLEVCKDDIPGPLLVLILKLNKEAPLRRDVFRAPGHQGAMKKLIHFLQTGRLVNVDNYSVYTIASVLKKFLRKIPGGVFGREGEMQLFAAVELPEEQQIDEIRRLLLSLPVCTQRLLVLLFGTFRVMASNADKAGTGMTSEALGVSVAPSFFHSCVSDGKTATMEDVQRFKAEVCVATRIMRQLIEQFSAGDLFGRANYEYYARVTGRILRVRDEWICSFREPPPPRHRRDQDAYARQLSLEAEKTWLQCECDRWCNKFNLEAGLAKSEECQSMPALGGGAAGAAGGALGIIPEHSLLDSCTRLSISLEESVFKVSVSSSSQSSRSNSSPHMTLEELRAINKYAESTKSLSYLPQAANVGARGVGPGALRRCAGTVPRAVTSHTLTLKSRSLSSLVK; from the exons ATGAGTAACTGGGCGAGGAGGATGCACCGGCGGGCGGCGACGCTGAGCAACGTCGTGACGTCGTGCGGGCACCCCAACACCCTGCCGTATCCGCGACGGCTGGAGAAAGTCAAATTCGGAGTTCCGCTGTTGGAAGTCTGCAAAGACGATATCCCTGGACCGCTGCTT GTATTAATCCTGAAGCTGAACAAGGAGGCCCCGCTGCGCCGCGACGTGTTCCGCGCGCCGGGCCACCAGGGCGCCATGAAGAAGCTCATCCACTTCCTGCAGACGGGCCGCCTGGTCAACGTGGACAACTACTCCGTGTACACCATCGCCAGTGTCCTCAAGAAATTTCTACG AAAAATTCCTGGAGGTGTGTTTGGTCGAGAGGGAGAAATGCAGCTTTTTGCGGCTGTGGAGCTGCCGGAAGAACAACAGATTGATGAAATACGCAG GCTGCTGCTCTCTCTGCCGGTGTGCACGCAGCGGCTGCTGGTGCTGCTGTTCGGCACCTTCCGTGTCATGGCCTCCAACGCCGACAAAGCtg GCACGGGTATGACTTCAGAGGCCCTCGGCGTGTCGGTGGCGCCCTCTTTCTTCCACTCGTGCGTGTCCGACGGCAAGACCGCCACTATGGAGGATGTGCAGCGGTTCAAG GCTGAAGTGTGT GTGGCGACACGGATCATGCGCCAACTCATAGAGCAGTTCAGCGCGGGGGACCTATTCGGGCGCGCGAACTATGAGTATTACGCTCGAGTGACGGGGCGTATTCTGCGTGTTAGGGACGAGTGGATCTGCTCGTTTcgcgagccgccgccgccgaggcACCGCCGTGATCAGGACGCTTATGCGC GTCAACTGTCACTGGAAGCTGAGAAGACGTGGCTCCAGTGTGAATGCGACCGCTGGTGCAACAAATTCAATTTGGAAG CAGGTCTAGCCAAGTCGGAGGAGTGCCAGTCGATGCCGGcgctgggcggcggcgcggcgggcgcggccggCGGCGCGCTGGGCATCATCCCCGAGCACAGCCTGCTCGACTCGTGCACGCGCCTGTCCATATCGCTCGAGGAGAGCGTGTTCAAG gtgtcagtgagTTCATCCTCGCAATCGTCTCGCAGCAACTCCAGCCCGCACATGACTCTGGAGGAGCTGCGAGCCATCAACAAGTACGCCGAGAGCACTAAGAGCCTCTCCTACTTGCCACAG